From Yersinia hibernica, a single genomic window includes:
- a CDS encoding NCS2 family permease translates to MSSTNPQANQAVKPKGSLDAFFKLSERGSNVRQEVLAGLTTFLAMVYSVIVVPSMLGKAGFPPTAVFVATCLVAGLGSLLMGLWANLPMAIGCAISLTAFTAFSLVLGQQISIPVALGAVFLMGVLFTIISVTGIRSWILRNLPMGVAHGTGIGIGLFLLLIAANGVGLVIKNPIEGLPVALGAFTSFPVIMTLLGLAVIFGLEKLRVPGGILLVIIAISIIGLIFDPSVTYQGLFAMPSLADANGNSLIFSLDIMGALQPVVLPSVLALVMTAVFDATGTIRAVAGQANLLDKDGQIISGGKALTSDSVSSIFAGLVGAAPAAVYIESAAGTAAGGKTGLTATVVGILFLLILFLSPLSYLVPVYATAPALMYVGLLMLSNVSKLDFDDFVDAMSGLLCAVFIVLTCNIVTGIMLGFSSLVIGRVCSGEWRKLNLGTVIIAVALVAFYAGGWAI, encoded by the coding sequence ATGTCTAGCACCAATCCTCAAGCGAACCAGGCAGTCAAGCCGAAGGGTTCGCTTGATGCGTTTTTCAAGCTTAGTGAACGTGGCAGTAATGTGCGCCAAGAAGTGCTGGCCGGCCTGACGACTTTTCTGGCGATGGTCTATTCGGTTATTGTTGTGCCGAGCATGCTCGGTAAAGCCGGTTTTCCGCCAACTGCCGTGTTTGTTGCGACCTGTTTGGTTGCCGGCTTAGGTTCTTTGCTGATGGGCTTGTGGGCCAATTTGCCGATGGCGATTGGTTGCGCCATCTCATTGACGGCGTTTACTGCATTTAGCTTGGTATTGGGCCAGCAAATCAGTATTCCTGTGGCATTGGGCGCAGTATTTCTGATGGGGGTACTGTTTACCATTATCTCCGTCACGGGTATCCGCTCATGGATATTGCGTAACTTGCCGATGGGGGTGGCTCACGGCACCGGTATTGGTATCGGGCTGTTCCTGTTGCTGATTGCTGCCAATGGTGTCGGCTTGGTTATCAAAAACCCCATTGAAGGTTTGCCGGTAGCGCTGGGGGCATTTACTTCTTTCCCGGTCATTATGACGTTATTGGGCCTGGCGGTGATTTTCGGTTTGGAAAAACTGCGGGTACCGGGCGGCATTCTGTTGGTGATTATCGCCATCTCCATTATCGGCCTGATTTTTGACCCAAGTGTGACTTATCAAGGGCTATTCGCCATGCCAAGTTTGGCCGATGCTAATGGTAACTCACTGATTTTCAGTCTTGATATCATGGGCGCACTGCAACCCGTGGTATTGCCAAGTGTGTTGGCGCTGGTGATGACGGCGGTCTTCGATGCTACCGGGACTATTCGTGCGGTGGCTGGGCAGGCAAACTTGCTGGATAAAGATGGCCAGATTATCAGTGGCGGCAAAGCACTGACTTCTGACTCTGTCAGCAGCATCTTCGCTGGTTTAGTGGGCGCGGCTCCGGCGGCGGTTTACATTGAATCGGCGGCCGGTACTGCGGCAGGCGGTAAAACCGGCCTGACAGCAACGGTCGTCGGTATCCTGTTCTTGCTGATTCTGTTCCTTTCGCCGCTTTCCTATTTGGTTCCGGTTTATGCAACAGCTCCCGCTTTGATGTATGTTGGTTTGCTGATGCTGAGCAACGTTTCTAAATTGGACTTCGACGATTTCGTCGATGCGATGTCCGGTTTGCTCTGTGCGGTGTTTATCGTGCTGACCTGTAATATCGTGACCGGCATTATGCTGGGCTTCAGTTCACTGGTGATTGGGCGGGTCTGCTCTGGTGAATGGCGTAAATTGAATCTCGGTACTGTGATTATTGCCGTGGCGCTGGTGGCATTCTATGCTGGCGGTTGGGCAATCTAA